In the Ruminococcus sp. OA3 genome, one interval contains:
- the uvrA gene encoding excinuclease ABC subunit UvrA: MAARKQEKQFIKIRGARENNLRDLNVDIPRNEFVVLTGLSGSGKSSLAFDTIYAEGQRRYMESLSSYARQFLGQMEKPNVESIEGLSPAISIDQKSTNRNPRSTVGTVTEIYDYFRLLYARIGIPHCPKCGKVIARQTVDQMVDQIMELPAGTKIQLLAPVVRGRKGRHEKLLEQAKKSGYVRVMIDGNLYELSEEIKLDKNIKHNIEIIVDRLVVKEGIGKRLTDSLESVLDLSDGLLVVDVIDGEQLQFSQSFSCPDCGISMEEIEPRSFSFNNPFGACPVCLGLGYKMEFDVDLMIPDQSLSIEEGAIAVMGWQSCTDKNSYTHAILEALAKEYGFALDTPFEQYPEHIRDILINGTKGKEVKVYYKGQRGEGVYDVAFEGLTRNVERRYRETGSETQKAEYESFMRITPCPSCKGQRLKSTSLAVTVGDKNIHEVTDMSIKKLSSFMEELDLTETQQMIGAQVLREIRARVGFLLDVGLDYLTLARATGTLSGGEAQRIRLATQIGSGLVGVAYILDEPSIGLHQRDNDKLLKTLCHLRDLGNTLIVVEHDEDTMLAADCVVDIGPGAGEHGGKLVGIGTAEELMKNPDSITGAYLSGRMKIPVPAERRKPTGFLTIKGAAENNLKNIDVDIPLGVMTCVTGVSGSGKSSLVNEILYKKLARKLNHARVIPGKHKTITGYDQLDKVIDIDQSPIGRTPRSNPATYTGVFDLIRDLFAATADAKAKGYKKGRFSFNVKGGRCEACSGDGILKIEMHFLPDVYVPCEVCKGQRYNRETLEVKYKGKNIFEVLDMTVEEALKFFEHVPSVRRKIQTLYDVGLSYIRLGQPSTTLSGGEAQRIKLATELSRRSTGKTIYILDEPTTGLHFADVHKLIDILKRLSEGGNTVVVIEHNLDVIKTADYIIDIGPEGGDRGGTVIAKGTPEEVAACPQSYTGRYVEKYL; encoded by the coding sequence ATGGCAGCACGGAAGCAGGAAAAACAGTTTATTAAAATACGCGGGGCGAGGGAAAATAACCTCAGGGACCTGAATGTGGACATACCGCGAAATGAATTTGTGGTTCTCACGGGTCTGAGTGGTTCGGGGAAAAGTTCTCTGGCATTTGATACAATCTATGCAGAAGGTCAGCGGCGCTATATGGAAAGTTTGTCTTCCTATGCGCGGCAGTTTCTGGGACAGATGGAAAAACCGAATGTTGAAAGTATCGAAGGACTTTCCCCTGCGATCTCAATTGATCAGAAGTCTACAAACAGAAATCCGCGTTCTACGGTGGGGACCGTAACGGAGATCTATGACTATTTTCGCCTGTTGTACGCACGTATCGGCATTCCCCATTGCCCAAAATGCGGCAAGGTGATCGCACGCCAGACGGTGGACCAGATGGTGGACCAGATCATGGAGCTGCCTGCAGGCACTAAGATTCAGCTGTTGGCTCCGGTTGTGCGCGGGCGGAAGGGACGCCATGAAAAGCTGCTGGAACAGGCAAAAAAAAGTGGCTATGTGAGAGTTATGATTGATGGAAATCTATATGAACTCTCAGAAGAGATCAAACTGGATAAAAATATTAAGCATAACATAGAAATTATTGTGGACCGGCTTGTGGTGAAAGAAGGTATCGGTAAACGTCTTACGGATTCCCTCGAAAGCGTGCTGGACTTGTCGGATGGGCTTCTGGTGGTGGATGTTATTGACGGTGAGCAACTGCAGTTCAGTCAAAGCTTTTCATGTCCGGACTGCGGCATCAGCATGGAAGAGATCGAACCCCGAAGCTTTTCATTTAATAATCCGTTCGGTGCCTGCCCGGTATGTCTGGGGTTAGGCTATAAGATGGAATTTGACGTTGATTTAATGATTCCGGATCAGTCGCTGAGTATTGAAGAGGGGGCCATCGCCGTGATGGGCTGGCAGTCCTGCACGGATAAAAACAGCTATACCCACGCCATTCTGGAGGCATTGGCGAAAGAGTACGGATTTGCTCTGGACACTCCGTTTGAACAGTACCCGGAGCATATCCGGGATATTCTGATCAACGGTACGAAGGGAAAAGAAGTCAAAGTCTATTACAAGGGACAGAGGGGAGAAGGCGTCTATGATGTTGCTTTTGAGGGACTGACCCGGAATGTGGAGCGCAGATACCGCGAGACGGGTTCGGAGACACAGAAAGCGGAATATGAGAGCTTTATGAGGATCACACCGTGTCCTTCGTGTAAAGGACAGCGGTTGAAAAGTACATCTCTGGCGGTGACAGTTGGAGATAAAAATATTCATGAAGTGACGGATATGTCAATTAAAAAACTGAGCAGTTTTATGGAAGAACTGGACCTGACCGAAACACAGCAGATGATCGGCGCACAAGTCCTCAGAGAAATCCGCGCACGTGTAGGCTTTCTTCTGGATGTAGGACTTGATTACCTGACCCTGGCACGTGCTACGGGGACCCTCTCAGGAGGAGAGGCTCAGAGAATACGGCTGGCAACACAGATCGGTTCCGGGCTCGTCGGTGTCGCATATATTCTGGACGAACCGAGCATCGGCCTGCACCAGCGTGATAATGACAAATTGCTGAAGACCCTCTGCCATCTGCGGGACCTCGGGAATACTCTGATCGTAGTGGAACATGATGAGGATACCATGCTTGCGGCAGACTGTGTTGTTGATATCGGACCGGGTGCCGGTGAACACGGCGGTAAACTGGTCGGGATCGGAACGGCAGAAGAGCTGATGAAGAATCCGGATTCCATTACCGGAGCGTACTTAAGCGGCAGGATGAAGATACCGGTTCCCGCAGAGCGCAGAAAACCAACCGGTTTCCTTACCATAAAAGGTGCGGCGGAGAATAATCTTAAGAATATCGATGTTGATATCCCGCTGGGTGTGATGACGTGTGTGACCGGGGTGTCCGGGTCTGGAAAGAGTTCACTTGTCAATGAGATCCTGTACAAAAAGCTGGCGCGAAAGCTGAACCACGCACGAGTCATACCGGGGAAACATAAGACGATAACCGGGTACGATCAACTTGATAAGGTGATCGATATTGACCAGTCGCCGATCGGAAGAACACCACGGTCCAATCCTGCCACCTATACGGGTGTATTTGACCTGATCCGTGACCTTTTTGCGGCTACGGCCGATGCGAAGGCAAAGGGATATAAAAAAGGACGGTTCAGTTTTAACGTGAAGGGCGGCCGCTGTGAAGCGTGCAGCGGAGACGGAATCCTGAAGATTGAGATGCATTTTCTTCCGGATGTCTATGTGCCGTGTGAAGTCTGCAAGGGGCAGCGGTATAACCGTGAAACACTGGAAGTAAAATATAAAGGAAAAAATATATTCGAAGTGCTGGATATGACAGTGGAAGAGGCACTGAAATTTTTTGAACATGTGCCTTCGGTACGCAGGAAGATACAGACCCTGTATGATGTGGGGCTTTCCTACATCCGGCTGGGACAGCCTTCCACGACACTTTCAGGCGGCGAAGCCCAGAGGATCAAGCTTGCCACGGAGCTTAGCAGAAGGAGCACGGGAAAGACGATCTATATTCTGGATGAACCGACGACGGGACTTCATTTCGCAGATGTCCATAAGCTGATCGATATCCTGAAACGTCTGTCGGAAGGCGGAAATACAGTCGTCGTGATAGAACACAATCTGGACGTGATCAAGACTGCAGACTATATTATTGATATCGGTCCCGAAGGCGGGGACCGGGGCGGCACAGTGATCGCCAAAGGAACCCCGGAGGAAGTGGCGGCCTGCCCGCAGTCCTACACCGGGCGTTATGTCGAAAAATATCTCTAA
- the hemW gene encoding radical SAM family heme chaperone HemW, whose product MKQVTELYLHIPFCVRKCEYCDFLSGPADTPRQEAYAKALLEEIENTWLSDSTEISSVFIGGGTPSAIQEEWIRRFLDKIRDRFWLAADAEITMEANPGTLNRKKLSVYREAGVNRLSMGLQSADDSELRRLGRIHTFRDFRENFNEARDAGFSNINVDLMMALPGQTQQSWMKSLETVASFSPEHISAYSLIVEPGTPFAGQELDLPGEEEERQMYWDTTELLKIFGYAQYEISNFAKEGYECRHNVGYWMRTPYLGLGLGAASLIGEKRFSNTENMDEYLGGSKDPDSIRKNRETLSVREQMEEFMFLGLRMTEGVSENRFFRLFGKSMDEIYGAVIDRFVKLGMMEHADGRVRLSRAGISVSNAVMSEFLLSS is encoded by the coding sequence ATGAAACAGGTGACGGAGCTGTATCTGCACATACCATTTTGTGTGAGAAAGTGTGAATACTGTGACTTTTTGTCCGGACCGGCAGACACGCCGCGGCAGGAAGCCTATGCAAAAGCATTGCTTGAAGAAATAGAAAACACCTGGCTTTCGGACAGTACGGAGATATCTTCCGTTTTTATCGGCGGAGGTACGCCGTCTGCTATACAGGAGGAATGGATTCGGCGTTTTCTGGACAAAATAAGAGACAGGTTTTGGCTTGCAGCAGACGCTGAGATTACAATGGAGGCAAATCCCGGCACATTGAACCGGAAAAAACTCTCAGTTTACCGGGAGGCCGGTGTCAACAGACTGAGTATGGGGCTGCAGTCAGCAGATGACAGTGAACTTAGACGACTCGGCAGGATTCATACGTTCCGGGATTTCCGGGAGAATTTTAATGAAGCCAGAGATGCCGGTTTTTCAAATATTAATGTGGATCTGATGATGGCACTGCCAGGCCAGACGCAGCAGTCCTGGATGAAGAGCCTTGAGACTGTGGCATCCTTTTCACCTGAACATATTTCCGCATACAGTCTGATCGTGGAGCCTGGTACCCCGTTTGCCGGACAGGAACTCGACCTGCCCGGGGAGGAGGAAGAGAGGCAGATGTACTGGGATACGACAGAACTGTTAAAAATTTTCGGATATGCTCAGTACGAAATTTCAAATTTTGCAAAGGAAGGGTACGAATGCCGCCATAATGTCGGGTATTGGATGAGGACACCCTATCTTGGGCTTGGACTTGGTGCCGCCTCTCTGATCGGGGAGAAGAGATTCTCCAATACGGAGAACATGGATGAATACCTCGGCGGAAGCAAAGATCCAGACAGCATTCGGAAAAACAGGGAAACTCTGTCTGTCCGGGAACAGATGGAGGAATTCATGTTCCTGGGGCTTCGGATGACGGAGGGGGTATCAGAGAACCGATTTTTCAGATTGTTTGGAAAGAGCATGGACGAAATTTACGGCGCTGTGATCGACAGATTTGTAAAGCTGGGAATGATGGAACATGCCGATGGCAGGGTAAGGCTCTCCAGAGCCGGGATATCGGTGAGTAATGCTGTAATGTCAGAGTTTCTGCTTTCCTCCTGA
- the gpr gene encoding GPR endopeptidase has translation MISKYRVRTDLAVESKEKFEKDNVEIEGVVIRERYDREKEIKTTTVIIETDRGAKIMEKPKGVYITMEAPNLTVPDEDYHREVSKELAHHLRKVMGLKKEKSVLIAGLGNRDITPDALGPEVVRNLDINRHIVKEYGAAAVGEGSVHIVSSIIPGVMAQTGMETLEILQGIVRETKPDIVVAIDALAARSTKRLNCTIQITDTGINPGSGVLNHRNGLNQETLGVPVVAIGVPTVVDAATIVHDAMEHLLETLEEAEMEEFLSELITPQLHSMFVTPKDVDETVKNLSYTISEGLNIALNEV, from the coding sequence ATGATATCGAAGTACCGCGTGCGTACAGACCTGGCTGTGGAGAGCAAAGAGAAGTTTGAAAAGGACAACGTAGAAATTGAAGGGGTCGTTATCAGGGAACGCTATGACAGAGAAAAAGAGATAAAGACAACGACTGTCATTATTGAGACCGACCGCGGGGCCAAAATTATGGAAAAGCCAAAAGGTGTTTATATTACGATGGAAGCTCCGAATCTGACAGTTCCGGACGAGGATTACCATCGTGAGGTCTCGAAGGAGCTGGCTCATCATCTCCGAAAAGTCATGGGACTGAAGAAGGAAAAGTCTGTGCTCATAGCCGGTCTCGGGAACCGGGATATAACACCGGATGCGCTGGGACCTGAGGTTGTACGAAATCTGGATATTAACCGTCACATCGTAAAGGAATATGGGGCGGCAGCGGTAGGTGAAGGAAGCGTTCATATTGTGAGCAGCATTATACCGGGTGTTATGGCACAGACCGGTATGGAGACACTTGAGATACTGCAGGGAATCGTCCGGGAGACAAAACCGGATATTGTAGTTGCGATTGATGCACTGGCAGCACGCAGCACGAAGAGGCTGAACTGTACGATTCAGATTACTGATACCGGTATTAATCCGGGTTCCGGTGTGCTGAATCACAGAAATGGCCTGAACCAGGAGACGCTGGGGGTGCCGGTCGTTGCCATTGGGGTTCCAACAGTTGTGGATGCGGCAACGATCGTGCATGACGCTATGGAACATCTTCTGGAGACTCTTGAAGAAGCGGAAATGGAAGAATTTCTGTCGGAGCTGATTACACCGCAGCTTCACAGTATGTTTGTGACGCCAAAAGATGTGGACGAAACAGTGAAAAATTTAAGTTATACCATATCAGAAGGATTAAATATCGCACTGAATGAAGTATAA
- a CDS encoding substrate-binding domain-containing protein yields the protein MKRRLIACLLTGVLALGMLSGCGGGEEKNAAPAENSDAGGEGDAAPAKDSDAGDESAEGSGDLGTVTLILSNRDEFLSTLETGVQNAAKDMGVNMVTQDAQNDTSKLLQFVETAKNDGQKAIIVNPVDPATCSQIVEAAGDMKVVLINRYPTEESVLSESVVYAGSDEMESGKYQGEYLAEHFKAAGKTEIKYILLNGMIGQTSTTQRTESCLQALEDAGITATEATAPLAADWDRATAQDMITPLLTTIDYDCIISNNDAMALGAIEAMKSVGLDPASIPIVGVDATVDGCQAIKEGTLAMTVFQDAEGQGVAAMKSAQNLVDGKPLNEGTDFTLDETGNVLWVPFVPVTADNVDEYM from the coding sequence ATGAAGAGAAGGTTAATTGCATGTTTACTGACTGGAGTATTAGCGCTGGGAATGCTGTCCGGCTGTGGCGGCGGTGAGGAAAAGAACGCTGCACCTGCAGAAAATTCGGATGCAGGCGGAGAGGGAGATGCTGCACCTGCAAAAGATTCAGATGCAGGCGATGAGTCGGCAGAAGGCTCAGGGGATCTGGGGACGGTCACACTGATTCTCAGCAACAGGGATGAATTTCTCTCGACGCTGGAAACCGGCGTGCAGAATGCAGCTAAAGACATGGGCGTAAACATGGTAACACAGGATGCCCAGAATGATACCAGCAAACTGCTTCAGTTTGTTGAGACCGCAAAGAACGACGGACAGAAAGCGATTATTGTAAATCCGGTTGACCCGGCGACATGTTCTCAGATCGTCGAGGCGGCAGGTGATATGAAAGTTGTACTTATCAACAGATATCCGACAGAAGAATCTGTATTAAGTGAAAGCGTTGTATATGCAGGATCTGATGAGATGGAATCCGGAAAATATCAGGGAGAATATCTGGCCGAGCACTTTAAGGCAGCGGGCAAGACAGAAATAAAATATATCCTGCTGAACGGTATGATCGGACAGACCTCTACCACGCAGCGTACAGAGTCCTGTCTTCAGGCTTTGGAAGATGCCGGTATTACGGCAACCGAGGCAACAGCTCCGCTGGCTGCAGACTGGGATCGTGCGACAGCACAGGATATGATCACACCTCTTCTGACAACAATTGATTATGACTGCATTATTTCCAACAACGATGCTATGGCTCTGGGTGCGATCGAAGCTATGAAATCTGTAGGGCTTGATCCTGCTTCGATTCCGATCGTTGGTGTAGACGCTACAGTTGACGGATGCCAGGCAATCAAAGAAGGCACGTTGGCTATGACGGTATTCCAGGATGCAGAGGGACAGGGAGTTGCAGCTATGAAATCTGCACAAAATCTCGTGGATGGAAAACCGCTGAATGAGGGAACAGACTTTACATTGGATGAGACCGGAAATGTTCTCTGGGTACCATTTGTTCCTGTTACAGCTGATAATGTAGACGAATATATGTAA
- a CDS encoding stage II sporulation protein P, whose protein sequence is MRKKNTILKSLFFLLMLGFGIYNVMQAVWIFRQDDAARRQLLLERIGIGLTEQAVSIYMPGLFYTTQAEDETVILEDESTCESILEMNGRTLAERLLGENQGKAVEAENEAAAQKEQSEDETQDTVETVNPVNPLFDISLESLRNFDYLLNHFFVVDPNTTIGEDTLNIDTLMEHDLTMQQDNSQPQILIYHTHSQEQFVDSDPNDTSTWITGVGDYLTQILTEQYGYQVLHDTQTFDIIDGEIDRSKAYNAARDGLLQILEENPSIEVIIDLHRDGVSEDKHLVTDINGKPTAQIMYFNGLSYTNESGALDYLPNDNVIANLAFSFRLEYEAAGYYPTLTRCVYLKGYRYNLDLRPKSILLEVGAQTNTVEEARNAMEPFAYILNKVLKGE, encoded by the coding sequence TTGAGGAAAAAAAACACGATATTAAAAAGCCTGTTTTTTCTGTTGATGCTGGGATTTGGCATTTATAATGTGATGCAGGCAGTATGGATTTTCCGGCAGGATGATGCAGCGAGAAGGCAGCTTTTACTGGAACGTATTGGTATTGGGCTGACGGAACAGGCTGTTTCCATATATATGCCCGGTTTATTTTATACGACACAGGCAGAAGATGAGACGGTGATTCTTGAAGATGAATCAACATGTGAAAGTATTCTTGAGATGAATGGGAGAACCCTTGCGGAACGGCTGCTGGGTGAAAATCAGGGAAAAGCCGTGGAGGCCGAAAATGAAGCCGCCGCACAGAAAGAACAGAGTGAGGATGAGACGCAGGATACGGTGGAGACGGTAAATCCTGTAAATCCGCTGTTTGACATCTCGCTTGAAAGTCTGCGTAATTTTGATTATCTGCTGAATCATTTTTTTGTTGTGGATCCGAATACGACGATCGGTGAGGATACATTGAATATTGATACGCTGATGGAGCATGATCTTACCATGCAGCAGGATAATTCACAGCCTCAGATCCTGATCTATCATACACATTCTCAGGAACAGTTTGTGGACTCTGACCCGAATGATACCTCCACCTGGATAACGGGAGTGGGGGACTACCTGACGCAGATTCTCACAGAGCAGTATGGCTATCAGGTGCTCCATGACACACAGACATTTGACATTATCGATGGTGAGATCGACAGGAGCAAAGCATACAATGCCGCCCGCGACGGCCTTTTGCAGATTCTGGAAGAAAATCCATCCATAGAGGTGATCATCGATCTGCACAGAGACGGGGTGTCGGAGGATAAACACCTGGTGACGGATATCAACGGAAAGCCGACGGCACAGATCATGTACTTTAATGGGCTGAGCTATACAAATGAGAGCGGAGCGCTTGACTATCTGCCGAATGACAATGTGATTGCCAATCTGGCGTTTTCTTTTCGCCTGGAGTATGAAGCAGCGGGATATTATCCGACACTCACCAGATGTGTGTATCTGAAGGGGTACCGGTATAACCTGGATCTGAGACCAAAGTCCATCCTGCTGGAGGTAGGTGCACAGACGAATACAGTGGAGGAGGCCCGCAACGCGATGGAGCCGTTTGCCTATATTTTAAATAAAGTCTTAAAAGGTGAATGA
- the lepA gene encoding translation elongation factor 4: MAVDQSKIRNFCIIAHIDHGKSTLADRIIEKTGLLTEREMQSQVLDNMELERERGITIKAQTVRIIYKANDGEEYIFNLIDTPGHVDFNYEVSRSLAACDGAILIVDAAQGVEAQTLANVYLAMDHDLDVMPVINKIDLPSADPERVIQEVEDVIGIEAEDAPQISAKLGTNIEEVLEQIVKKIPAPEGDPEAELQALIFDSLYDAYKGVIVFCRIKEGSVRKGTSIRMMATGATAEVVEVGYFGAGQFLPCEELSAGMVGYLTASIKNVKDTRVGDTITDNDRPCAEPLPGYKKVNPMVYCGLYPADGAKYQDLRDALEKLQLNDASLFYEPETSVALGFGFRCGFLGLLHLEIIQERLEREYNLDLVTTAPGVVYRVYKTNGEVIELTNPSNLPDPSEIEYMEEPMVKAEIMVTTEFIGPIMDLCQERRGQYQGMEYMETTRALLRYHLPLNEIIYDFFDALKSRSRGYASFDYEMLGYERSELVKLDILVNHEEVDALSFIVFSESAYERGRKMCEKLKQEIPRQLFEIPIQAAIGSKIIARETVKAMRKDVLAKCYGGDISRKRKLLEKQKEGKKRMRQVGNVEIPQKAFMSVLKLDDK; this comes from the coding sequence GTGGCAGTAGACCAGAGTAAAATCCGCAATTTCTGTATTATCGCGCATATTGACCACGGTAAGTCAACACTTGCAGACCGTATTATTGAAAAGACAGGTCTGCTGACCGAGAGGGAAATGCAGTCACAGGTTCTGGATAATATGGAGCTGGAGCGGGAACGCGGAATAACAATCAAGGCGCAGACGGTGCGCATTATATATAAGGCAAACGACGGCGAGGAGTATATTTTCAATCTGATCGATACCCCGGGGCATGTCGATTTTAATTATGAAGTTTCAAGAAGCCTTGCAGCCTGTGACGGTGCAATCCTGATCGTGGATGCAGCCCAGGGCGTAGAGGCGCAGACCCTGGCGAATGTCTACCTTGCAATGGACCATGACCTGGATGTCATGCCGGTCATTAATAAGATCGACCTGCCGAGTGCAGACCCTGAACGGGTAATTCAGGAGGTTGAGGATGTCATAGGTATTGAGGCGGAGGATGCACCGCAGATTTCGGCAAAACTGGGAACAAATATTGAAGAAGTACTGGAACAGATCGTAAAAAAGATTCCGGCACCTGAAGGGGATCCAGAGGCAGAGCTGCAGGCACTTATTTTTGATTCCCTTTATGATGCCTATAAAGGTGTTATCGTATTCTGCCGTATCAAAGAAGGAAGCGTCAGAAAAGGGACGAGCATCCGGATGATGGCGACAGGAGCAACAGCAGAAGTCGTGGAAGTGGGATATTTTGGAGCAGGACAGTTTCTCCCGTGTGAGGAACTGTCCGCCGGTATGGTTGGCTATCTGACAGCCAGCATTAAAAATGTTAAGGATACACGTGTGGGTGACACAATCACAGATAACGACCGCCCGTGTGCAGAACCACTTCCTGGATATAAAAAGGTCAATCCTATGGTATACTGCGGCCTGTATCCGGCAGACGGTGCCAAATATCAGGACCTGAGAGATGCGCTGGAAAAGCTTCAGCTGAATGATGCTTCTTTATTTTATGAACCGGAGACTTCGGTAGCGCTTGGTTTTGGATTCCGCTGTGGATTTTTGGGTCTGCTTCATCTGGAGATCATACAGGAACGTCTTGAAAGAGAATACAATCTGGATCTCGTGACGACGGCGCCCGGCGTTGTGTATAGGGTATACAAGACAAACGGGGAAGTCATTGAACTGACGAATCCGTCGAATCTTCCCGACCCGTCAGAGATTGAATATATGGAAGAACCGATGGTAAAAGCGGAGATCATGGTGACAACTGAATTCATAGGTCCGATCATGGATCTGTGCCAGGAACGTCGCGGACAGTATCAGGGAATGGAATATATGGAGACCACAAGGGCACTTCTGAGATACCACCTGCCTTTGAATGAAATAATCTATGACTTTTTTGACGCATTGAAATCCCGGTCCAGGGGATATGCATCGTTTGATTATGAAATGCTGGGTTATGAGCGCAGCGAACTTGTGAAACTGGATATTCTGGTAAATCACGAGGAAGTAGATGCTCTTTCCTTTATTGTGTTCTCGGAATCCGCGTATGAGCGCGGCAGAAAAATGTGTGAGAAGCTAAAACAGGAAATACCGCGTCAGCTGTTTGAGATACCGATTCAGGCCGCGATTGGCAGCAAGATCATCGCCCGCGAGACAGTAAAGGCAATGAGGAAAGATGTACTTGCAAAATGTTACGGAGGAGATATTTCACGTAAACGTAAGCTTCTGGAAAAGCAAAAAGAAGGAAAGAAACGCATGCGTCAGGTAGGAAATGTGGAGATACCTCAGAAAGCGTTTATGAGCGTTTTGAAATTGGATGATAAATAA
- a CDS encoding rod shape-determining protein codes for MASVDIGIDLGTTSILVYAKGKGIVLKEPSVVAYDKDLDRVRAIGEEARQMIGRTPGNITAIRPLRQGVISDYLITERMLKYFIQKAMGRRAFRKPRISICVPSGVTEVEKKAVEEATYQAGAREVILIEEPVAAAIGAGIDITLPYGSLVVDVGGGTTDIAVISLGDTVVSSSIKVAGNDFDEAIIRYVRKAHNLFIGEQTAEAVKVRIGSAYPRTQADSMEVKGRNVITGLPKTVALTSEEIREALTDSTTQIVEAIHGVLETTPPELAADIAERGIILTGGGSLLAGLEELIEEATGINTMTAENPSHAVAEGTGRFAEVMEKLGKI; via the coding sequence ATGGCGTCTGTAGATATCGGAATTGATTTGGGGACTACCAGCATTCTGGTATATGCGAAGGGTAAAGGAATAGTATTAAAAGAACCGTCCGTAGTGGCATATGATAAAGATTTAGACAGAGTGAGGGCAATCGGAGAAGAAGCCCGACAGATGATTGGCCGGACTCCGGGAAATATAACGGCCATCCGTCCGCTGCGGCAGGGCGTGATCTCTGATTATCTGATAACGGAACGCATGCTGAAGTATTTTATCCAGAAAGCTATGGGGAGACGGGCTTTCAGGAAACCTCGTATCAGCATCTGTGTGCCAAGCGGAGTGACGGAAGTTGAGAAAAAAGCAGTGGAGGAGGCTACGTACCAGGCGGGAGCACGGGAAGTCATCCTGATAGAGGAACCGGTGGCCGCTGCGATCGGGGCCGGCATAGACATTACACTTCCTTACGGAAGCCTGGTTGTTGATGTCGGGGGCGGGACAACCGATATCGCGGTGATCTCACTCGGTGACACCGTGGTATCCTCATCCATAAAAGTAGCCGGAAATGATTTTGATGAGGCGATCATCCGGTATGTCCGGAAAGCACATAATCTGTTTATCGGCGAACAGACGGCGGAAGCAGTTAAAGTCAGGATTGGGAGTGCTTATCCGCGTACCCAGGCAGATTCAATGGAAGTAAAAGGAAGAAATGTGATCACCGGCCTTCCGAAAACAGTGGCCCTGACTTCAGAGGAAATACGCGAAGCTCTCACTGATTCGACAACACAAATTGTGGAAGCGATTCACGGTGTGCTGGAGACTACTCCGCCGGAGCTTGCCGCTGATATTGCGGAACGGGGAATCATTCTGACAGGGGGAGGTTCTCTTCTTGCCGGCTTGGAAGAACTGATTGAGGAAGCAACCGGCATAAATACAATGACAGCTGAAAACCCGTCGCATGCAGTTGCTGAGGGAACGGGCAGATTTGCTGAAGTGATGGAAAAGCTGGGAAAGATTTAG